CTTTGAGTCTTGAGTTATTGACTCTAATCAATTTCCTGCCAGAGGACATGAATCTAGTCTCACATGTCCATAGTTGAAGCCTTTGGCTTTATTCCACCATTAATCTGGAGATCTGGAGACAGCAGACCATAAAACCTCCAACTGAACCTGAGCCATCAATAATTTAACTTCatacatcctctcctctcctcctctcctcctctcctcctctcctcctctcctcctctcctctcctcctctcctctcctcattaGAAGTTGCAGGTGGAGGGATTGGATGAGCTGGTTCTCCAGAGGCTGTGGTTCCAGGTCAACCAAGGAGTGTTAAAAAAGGTACGGAAAAAAGCTTCTCCTTTGAGATAAGGATCACTTCAAGAGACCAAGTAGAAAGACAGTGTCTCTCTGTCGTCATTCAAAACCAATATGGAAGATAAGAGACACATCAGCAGCTGTCAACACTCATTTAGCTTTAAATGCtgtaaaattgaattgaagatGATTGAGGGTCATAAAATACAAACAGACGAATGATCTCCATTCACGGTGCAGCACAAATCAGAGGCTGATCAATTAGAACAAGCTTTCCAGTGAGTGTTTGTTCTACTTAAGACGCATCAATATTAATATGTTTGACCAATATGTATTTTTGGCTTCCAATATTAAGGAGTAGAAAATCCCAATGCTGATATATTGGCtgatatatgaaataaaaagttgGCACTTACTCCtaagatgtcgttatcaaaTACTTAAAACAAATAAGTCGTAGATAAACAAGAATATCCAAATACAGCCAATTATAAGAACTTGATTAAagtgaatgaaatgttttttatataaaatgtaaactCTTCTCATTTTAACCATCCTTTCTGAATAGGGTGGGTTCATCCCGgtgaaatataaattatttaagaTCCTAAAATCCTCCAAACAAGTGATAAATTGTTAAACTCAACAAAATTATGCACTTTTTAATGTGAATTTATTGTATTACAAACAATTTAAAACTTTGTAACTAAATACTCGTGTAAATTCAGTTTCTTTAATTGCTTAATCAGAAGAATCAGATGTGACTCTCGTGTGTGGTCGTTGGCGGTGGTTCCTCAGAGAGACTCGTCCAGAGCTGACTGACCGATGACCTTGAGCTCGCATGTTGAGCCCCCTCCCTCCTAAGTGGAAACGCAGAGTATCAGTTACCGTTGGAACATATTTAGTTGGTTAAATGCAGAActcaccatttttttttttttttttaaatatttttattaggaGGTAAGGCACAGTAGGACAGAAATCAATGTCAAATTTACATTGGGTATCATAAAATCTCAGCACGACAATCAGcaatacacaaagacattgaTACCACAAAAACACTGCGCATCTTGATCAAGAGTAGTATATACAGTCTTCCTCCTAggaagtttttcttattttatggaCCACATGAACGTGGTCCAgcaaacaacacattacacaactcaatgaaaacaacaacaataatgatagatagataactgGAAATTATATTAAGTAACAATTATGtattaaagctgcacagtataaacaaataaaaggaaagaaaaaataaaatatacataaataaaaaatatatatatataaataaaataaataaataaatgaatgaataaaaaggaagaagaaagagagaaaagagagagagagggggttcCGTCAATCAGGGGGCAGGGActggagagagtggaagaaTGTAAGAAAGGGAAGCCACTTACTATAAAATTTGTTAGAGCTGCCTTTTACTGAATATCTGATCTTTTCCAGCTTTAGAAGAGACATGGTGTCGTTGAGCCACTGAGTACTAGAGGGAGCTTTAGTCGACTTCCAGTGGAAAAGAAGGTGGCGTCTTGCCAGTAAGGAAGTAAAAGCTAAAATGTCTAATTGTGTAGAGGTAAACCGGTTATGGTTCTCTGTGAGCCCGAATATGGCAACATGGGGGGAGACTTTTATAGTCACTGAGAGTATTTTTGACATGGTGTCAAAATAATTCAGCCAAAAGCAAGAGAGTAGCGGACAAGAGTAGAACATATGGGTTAAATTGCAGGATGAGGCATGACATTTGTCGCATTTGTCAGTGATACTGGGATAGATTTTCGACAGTCGCGCTTTAGAAAAGTGGACTCTAACCActattttaaactgtataaGTGTGAGACGAGCGCAGGATGAACTTGTGTGaattttcttaagagcagtGTCCCACCAGTCATCCTCCAAATTCAGATCTAGTTCAGAACTCACCATTTTATGAGAGAACTCAATCCCGTCTTCAATCCCGGAAGTAAATCTGCTTGGACATCAAAGTCCGGACATGTGAAGTATTAACGACCCAGTTACTGCGGTTCCTTTTATTACAACTCGGCCAATATAATAACGCCGCTCACTAAAACGCttcttgtttttacagtttggTTGAAATGCTCCTCGACCTTTTCTATCGCCCGCGAAGCTGCTCTCACTCGGACCTAAAGAGTGAGGGAGGAGCTCAAGTTAAATTGGGTCATTCCAGTTCAAACTAAATAGTAACTTACAGTTTATCCACCGAAACAGAGAAcgaatattttacattttatttatcattttcatatcttaaaaatgtcccaatcTCAGCACATCACAAAATATGACATATCGATTTTTGTTGAAGCTCCTGATTGGATCCTTGGTTTTGCTTTGAACTATTCTTTTGTTCCATACTGTATGTCGTATTGATAGGTGCTTGCGTCTGCTAGTGTGATTCTAATGTGTGGTTTGGCTTTTATTGTTCATGTTTGTATTCATGATGTAATGTAAGGTGTgtttagattgttttttttatatgagaTAGATAATGAttgtaaatacaaattatttgatttaagaaaataCACTTAAACAACGTGCAACAACCTCCTCTCCTGCTTTTTGCCTTCAGGTCAAAAGTAAACGAGCAAGTGCCAATCACCCAAGCTGCTGAGAAACCTAATGAggcgtgcccccccccccccaccctctttaACCTCTGTTATCTAACCCTTACCCCCTAACCCTGCCTTAAGTAGGGACTAATTGCATATAACCCCCAGTTATTCAAAACGACAACACCCTCAAACAAACAGTTGATGCCCACTTAACCTAATACTGACTCATTTAGAGCTAAGTGAGTCTCATGGTTCCTCGCAGTCGCCTGCAACACACCAGGCTCTGTGGACAGTAATGCACTTAGAGGCTGACCAACAAACTTAATGAAATCAACCCCCAAAAAGCTAAAAATATCAACTTCATTACATGTTGGATCAGGCAGGAATTCCAAGATTCAAGACTTTCTTGTGATGTGCACAAAAATTACATTCAGCAGTCGCTGGAAATGAAAGGCTGTGGTCACAGGCTCTCCTCTAGCAATGCTCGAAATATTACgcaagaattttttttaaatgtatatgtaaTTTCATATTAagaattaaaaattaaaataaaaaaatatgcacCGAAACAAAGTTGTGCAATGTGCAGAGTTTAGAGGAATTTATTGCAGATTGGAGGAATGTAAAcgtatggcctgggggatgaaactgtctctgagccagGCGGGGATGCCAGTCAGGAttctctctatggtgcacctgtagaagttgcagagaatacTGGAATCCATTTTTGAGCCTCtacagcctgcggaggaagatgAGCCGCTgactggccgtcttcctgatggagtctgtgtgatgggtccaggtcaagTCCTCACTGCTGTGACTCTCTCCACCTGGACTCgccacacagactccatcaggaagacggccagacaGCGGCTCCAAAGAGAACAACGTTATAAGTTAGCCTGAAAACAAGGCCAACCTTTTACCTACAGCGATGCCCTGCATGCTGCAGATTAGTGTTAGAGGGTCCAGGTCTTCCCCTGTCGTGGGAAACAGCTTCCGTGAGGCTGgtaagatgggggggggggggcttgtgggCCTCTTTTGACCTTAAATGGATTCCACTTCATCAGTTCATAGTAGCATATAGCACATGATTAACGTTCCTCATAGCTAAACCACACATATTCCAAGTGTGAAGCCCATAAGCTGAATGCATTATGTGCAcgtcacatacagacagacgtTTCTAGAATTATTCTAGATACTCTGGATGTCTTTATTCTGTCATTCAATGGTTACTGTTGTTAAATACTAACCTAAAgtctcatttaaatttcagatcATCCGGATGATGGCGGAGAGACATCCTTCGCGGCCATACACCGCTGAGCTGGAGCGACGGTTCAGGGACGCCGAGGGAGTCTTTGTGGAGTCGCATCCCACCGAGGTGAGGCAGAGGTCACGGATCTGCACCTCAGCTGTGTTCACTTCCTCTGCAAATGAAGCAATTCAATAAGTGAATCAACTTCCCCCAGACTCTGAGGGTCGGAGGAGATCTGGCAGCAGATGGATATCACATTGATTCTATTTATCAATACAGGGAATGAATGCCCTCATCATTAGAAGATTAAAGGAAGCAATTTAtgaccccccccaaaaaaagttaGTTGAAGGTGAATTTAGTAAACGCATTGATCATTGAGTGAAATGCGTAAGAGGGATTTTTTGCCGGGTCATGACGACTGGGatgctgtttttcttctctccgtGATTTTGACTCATCTTCACTTCTATTTgatcaaaaaatcaaatgttCCAGTGCATTTTTCAGCATGAATAAGTCCAATCTGAACTCTGAGTCGCTTCAGGACAGAGGTCACGGCAATAAAACTTCAAGGCCAGCTTCTTAACGTCAGACATGGATAATCGAACAAATTAAATCCAGATCCATTTACCTACAGATGTTTTTATCAGGCATCATCACCCCATAATTTAGGCTTAAGCAGGGAGTGAGTTTGATGTCGGCAGAGACAAAAACATCAGACGGTCTACGTTTGCTCCTAATTTGTCCTTTTCTTGTGGCGTTCCATCGTCATCTCAATTATTTggttaaatatatatgaaaagtGGAAGAGGTCAAGGACGTGCATCTCTTCCATTAATCTCAATTGTCTCAGTTGCCCATCTTCCTGACTCACCTCAGAATCCCTGAGAAACATCTAcaaaaaaatgctttttatcTTATCCCAATGACAGTAATCgttcatgtgtgtgtaggtgttccAGAAAGAGCTTCCAGAGACAATCCAGGACATTTGGGATTGTTTAACAGAGGAGCCTGAACGAGTGCCGGAGACCAGCTGGAAGTTCGCTACTCCAAAATCCCTCTTAGACAACTTCTGCCAAACCATGTACTGCCTCTTCAGCGACTGCTTTGCCAGCGGCGGAACACAGCAGGACTGTGAGTTTAACTGAAGAAATGTCACAGCAACACGATCTACAGCTAGAAACGTTTAATCCTAATGTGACTGCTGTGTAGTAACCGACATTTTGATGCAAATCTGAAAACTTGTGGGGACTAAACATGttgagaaactcacacaggacGATTTTTTTACTCTTCACATTCATACTGTAGCCAACAATTATTGAAAGGTCCAATCCTTGCTATGCAAAGAACCTTGTAAGAAAGTATGAAATGaggaaaaacaatttaaagGTCCAgagtgtaagatttaggtgaaattgATCTATTGGCATAAACTGATATTTGATCAGTCAGTTTAGACGTGACTCAAATTTATTGGTACGCACAAATAACTTTTGTTTCTGAGGCCAACTGTGATGTGTAAGTGTCCTCTCTGACAAAGCCAAGCCTTTGGTGTTTCAGATGCATTTGGACAAATCCTGGAGATTTACAAGTGATACtgatattaatttaaattccagaccgacacacacagatcataGAACTAGACGATATCTCAGTCATTTTTACATCTGGCTGCATGAACGATTTACAGCACATCACAGAATCAAGGGGAATGGACCAGATATGTTTTTAGAAAGGCACAGTGGAGGCTGACGGGGTTAATAGTTTACAATTTAAATGCAACCGGCCTTGTTTTCAGTCTGTTGGGACATTTTAGGTGCATTTTCATCAGGTGTGTCAAACCTCATCATTTGAGAAGTAGACAGCTACATGAAAAAACTGAGCAGTATTTGTCAAATTAATATATAGTATATTTAATACTACGACTATAAAAAGGTTTAATATTGAAACAGTAGTGAAAACTGCACTTTAACGTTTTTTACTAGACATTCGGTTATTACATTTGTCGTACACAGAGTTCTGTCCAATGACTGTCTGTGGTGTTAATGTGCGTGAAATGCCGCGTAATGTGTCATTATGAACTGGTTTTGCTAACCATGGCTAGCTCTTGTGCAGCTGGAACACTACAGACTCGGGTAATTCAGGTGTGATGTCATTCCAAGGGCCgaccttctctctcctctctcctttttccAAGTTTCTGGACCTGGGTGGTTCTGAGTCATTGTTTGTCATCTCCATGCATGGGTTTCTCCCTGTGCAACAGCTGTTTCTGCTCATCCCGATATTGTAGTGACACCTTCTCCTCTGACATTTCCATGCTGGATTCTCAGTACAGGTTTGAGGCTAAAGCCCTGGCGTCCAGATCTTGAGAATTTGATGGCCACTCTCCCAATTCGGGTCATCTTGCTCCTTGACTTCTTTGAACTTCAATCTTGATTTCCTGTTGAAAACTAAACACCACTAACAGTGTATCAAGAAATATGTTACACAGATGTTTTACAGATGTTGCTATGTGCTGTAAATGCACTTATACCAAGGGTAATCATTTTCTAGATGGAACAGTATATATGTTAACATCTGGAAAATATAATATCACTACCTTCCTTGAAGAAACATCTCTCTTGTGGGCTTTAAGTGACAGTATAAGAAGTAGCTCACAATCTCTTGAGAATGGaattaaatcatctctgaaagaTGGTCATGAAaactttcttatttttttttcctttgcaaCAGTGTCATTGTTCATTGTAGAAAATCCCTGAGGATAATCCATCACTCCCTTGTCTGTCTTTGAGTTACAGTTTGTCCCGAACACCCAAATATCAATCACGCCTTTGGCTCGAGGCAAACTAACTAATTTATGGCCAAAGTTAACAATCTTGGCTTCTTTGGGGAAAAAAAGTCTCCCTGTCCTCAGCAAGAATCGAATCGTGTACTTTGTCTTTAGAATTTAATTTAGAATTCTAAATCCTGGCTATTGTTGGTTTGGTTCCCGCTCCTTTGTTTCGTCGGGGGAGCTGCCTGTCACTCTTAGGAGAAAGTCCGTGTTTGAGTGACATGCCAAAGCCAGCCAGTAAGACACAATAGGATTTCCCAACAATAAACTATTCATACAAAGTGTGCAAGCTGAGCCAACGACTAAGCCAAGACTGAGCCGAAGAAATTATCATGCACTCTTTGTAGTGTTGTGATAAAAGCATTATTTGTCAACCATGTAATTAGTCCAACTCCTCAGTCAGTCGAAGGGGCTCCTGTATGCACCTGAGCAGGATTGCACCAGTTAACGTTGAGCCAGGAAAAACCCTAATGTTTACAATAACCTTCTGAGGCTGAATCCCTCGTCTCAAGAAGAGTGAAAACCTCACAACTCTATGGACATGTTTCTCTATTTAAACTCTTGACCCCCAAAAAGTTGCTGTTGACTATTAGAACTGCTCACATTCCTCTTTTATATGTGTGCAAATCCACTTTTACAGCTCAAGGTAGTAAATCATCATATTTCCGAAAAAAACATCTTGGAATCCAGCTTGAGGTGTGAAAGTCAGTCGTGTGTGGTTTCTCAGTTGTGTGAACACTGTGTGATGTGGGGGAGGACTGCGGCTCTGTGGCAACACCACAAACATTGATAAGCATCTGAGAATTGATAACAATACGATGGGTTTATACGGAGGTGgcctgaagaagaggaggagaaagttaAGACATAATCCAGGTACACAGAGGGAGCATGTTGCTACTGCAATGGTTTATCAGTGCCACTGGTCATGGGAAGGTGATTCACTTCTGTGAACACTTCAGCTTGAGTTCCAACAGCAGGATTCTTAAAACCAACAttaagataaataaattaaatgtaataaataaatgctACAACAAATAACTACAAAAATCAGGGCTGCAGCTTTTGAGTTGAGTTTGAAATCCACAGTTCGGTTTAGACCTCGATTGTTGAGCCACAGTTTGGGTTTTGGAttaattaagtaaaaaaaatgctcCTCATAACTGACTTTAATGTGCCTGTGGAGTCTTGAGACTCAGGGTAATTATCCCTCTTGAGATATTTAAACTACTTTAACTTGTAGTTGTTGAAAGTGTGGTACTTTTTAccttaagttttttttaattagtaattACCTACTTAATGTAGGCATATGAGCAAACCAATCGTGTTCCTTGACCCTTAATGGATTCTCATATTGTCTATTTCACAGACTGTGGCGTTTTCCATCGGATGAAAGGCAGGAAGAAAGACGAAAGCTGAGAAGAGCCGAGTGGGGCGCAGGCCCTGTGGATACTGACTCAGGATTTGTATCATTAGCTGTCGGGGTAGAGGGGTGAACGGACGACCCACAGCCAAACAAGACATGAATAAGTCTTTCTCAATATCTACCAAAGAGGGCCTAGATTGTCTGGACGATCCGATGGAGACGCTCCATGAATCAAAGCAGACTGAAACAATAGGCACATTAACagcattcatattattttgtgAGCATTTGGACTCTTTACTTTACATAAAGCTCATTTTGGAGTAAAATCTCCAACTCCTTCCAACTCTTTACCCACTGAGGAAGCCCAAAGTGTTTTTATCGCTTCATAGCATCTCACACTGATGCTGTAGTATTTGAGATTCCAGCTTTGGAAGATAACTATTCATGTTCACACATACGGACTAAACTGATGTACGATCAATATATTCGATATATTCTCTCCTAAAGTGGATTATTCAAGAAAGGGGGGCGCACAAGCTCCCGAATTCAGTGAGGGGTTAACTTCTGGACTGAGAACATCAATGTGGCTTTGCAAAATCTCTACCAACACCCTGATGTTCTCCCCTGGGCCTGGATGGTCCAACTCAGAGACCCGACCAGAGGCAACAAGAGAGACTACACATTGGATTGTTAGTGGATTGAAAAACAACCGAGTTTGTACCCGAGACCGACTTCTCTTCTCTGTTTGCCCCATCACATCATGTGTATGTGAACTGAACTTCAAACCTTTTAGGCAAACGGATAACTActgttttctcttccttcttcaaTTGTTGACAATGCATTTCTTAACCTACAGCCTACATTTAAAGTGATATTCTATCAGTGTGTCATAGACCCAAAACTGCATAAACATAAactttcaaaaatgtatttatttctatttgtttatcgtgtgtgagtgagagctgAACCCAGAAAAACGACAACATACGACCTTCCTCCATCCGAGCCGTGCATCTTCATATCTACTGTAGAATATAAATCCTGCTACTAGATTAGATTTTTCCTCAGATGCAAACAGAGTCTAGAGAGTTTGCGGTGATAAAAGCCGACGCCGGTGTCTATGCATGTTAAGAAAATTCCTGTGATCTCCAGCGGAGTTAATAAGCCTAAATAATTCGGAGGATTAGTTGCTGTTGTGattgcagagaacctcctgtgTTGTGCAggtgtgaaaggaaaaaaagccCCAGGTCATGTTTGAAAGCGGGTTTTGTTTCACTCATATTCATCA
Above is a genomic segment from Pleuronectes platessa chromosome 7, fPlePla1.1, whole genome shotgun sequence containing:
- the il34 gene encoding interleukin-34 — translated: MIQLSTSVYLLGGLLGLCLLEPVLTALTPASMCTPLKTLNDSLSHRRRYMKHNFPINYSIRVHQKEIFKLSNIRRMKLQVEGLDELVLQRLWFQVNQGVLKKIIRMMAERHPSRPYTAELERRFRDAEGVFVESHPTEVFQKELPETIQDIWDCLTEEPERVPETSWKFATPKSLLDNFCQTMYCLFSDCFASGGTQQDYCGVFHRMKGRKKDES